Below is a genomic region from Populus trichocarpa isolate Nisqually-1 chromosome 15, P.trichocarpa_v4.1, whole genome shotgun sequence.
AGCCCTAAACTGTGCATGATTAAcacgttaatttttttaaattgtcgaTAAAATTAGTGATTTCCAAAAAAATGCAATGAAACAACAGCTGGAAAAAATCCCAAGCCAATAGTTTGGATGGTTGCTTAAAAAATCCATCGAAATTTCAAACCCCTTTTAGATCAGATTTTCTCTACTTAAAGTTCTAACAAATAACGTCACCTCACCtcaaaatttcatgatttacaTTTTCTCAGCAGTCAAACATAGAATTactaaaaaaagtgaaaaaacgaGAAAAATCTCAGTTACTCTATAACCTAATTAAACCTAAAAAGCTACAAGAAACGGTAATTACCACGctgattctatttttttttcctgttaaaaATAAATCGATTCCAgctcgacaaaaaaaaaagaaaaatacaaacataaCCGTCTTTTTGATTCCCGAGAAAATCCGGGAAAAGTAAAGAGAATCTCAaagtttccaaaaataaatcaaaaggaaaaaaaatgaaatgtgaTACAATATTTAGTTCAAATTCTCAGTTCAcatttccttcattttctcagtaaccaaatagaaaatcaacaaaacaaaaacccaaagtagagaaagagagatctGAGCACAAACCTGAACAACAAACCAGTGCTTTTGTTTATAATGATTCGTACAAACAGAAATCTTCTTCCGTCGTTTGATTTTCCCGAGAAAATGTGAGTGTTTGcttgttttagttttgattttcctGAGAAAATTTCAAatgctgttaaaaaaaaagagagcgaGAAATATAAGGTTTTGAAAAtccaggagagagagagagagagacgttcaagaaaaataaaagaaccgttgaaataaaagagagagcgtttttttgttttaaggattttttttttgtgtttttgtttttaatgatttcatcagatcaatttgaatttcaaatttgtttgaTGATCAACACTTTTACAGAATCTACACCGTTGGTTGTTTTTAATGGGAGGATTGGAGAAAGAGGTGTGGAGTTTTGGGATGTACGGTGGGCTTAAAGTGTGGTGTTTATGTGCGCCAATAGGAAAATAACATGTCAGCATGAGGGTAGGACAGCGGGTCCAGTGATTTGAATTGGACAATAGCGATTTGTCGAGTGCCATGGAGTTTCGATTATCACAATCCTTCCCATTCTAATGTTGCGTTTGTTAGCTTTTTAGgacaaaatatttaaacataaaataataaatttatttttaaaataattttttatcatttaaatataaaaaagatacgAAGATATATCTCtcttatcaaatttatttttaaaacaattttaaaataaattattattatttcgaacatatatcttttttttatttcaactatctcatctttattattttaaaataataataaaataatatatatatacacacccaTAATTAGTAACCCAATTCCTTTATTAACAGTTTTGGATTTTGAGATTTTGATACTAAatcttttgtgatttttcatacaaatatcttttaaaccttaaattttatttatttatttattaatatgagtGTTCGGGTTAACTTGCGCgtatcttgactaatctcatgggctctgaagttaacgacctcTGAGGTTTTtaagactcgaactggtaatttttaaaaaataaatttagaacctgatcaattaaattatacttttcaaaattaaaatttcacgtcatttggattattttgatgttgcaagtataaaattgaaagtttgaacaTTGTTTAACCTCAATGGAAATGAGGGTAATAGAAGaggattggtttttttttttttctctttatcagtataaaaataacataaattgaATATTGGGAATTGGGATAGCTGCAAgcattcaaaaattatttttaaaagttgtgTAAAGATATGTATAAATCACTAACTATCCCCCAATTTTGCAAGTCCTGACTCGAGGTAATAGTTTGGTCTTATGGAACACAAGAGATTAACAGACCTCATCTCGATTACCAGAACTTGTTGGGCTAAAGGGAGATGTATTAGAAGCATTGATCTCGTATGACAAGTAAACTTACTCGAGGTAACCTCATCCCAAAAGGATACTTGCTAGATATTGCCTCGTAATTAACACATAATCCAAATCCGAAAAGGATCATATTATGTAATAATTCAAGTATCTTACCTctgtatatatacacacacacacatgtaacATTCAAAGGCCACATAGCAAGAACTAAAATATCTCTGAATTCATACTCAAGCTGTACGTGCGCATCATCTAATCATCAAGAAAGAATTGATGGATTCACAAGACAATTTGACTCGTACGCTGTGCGCCAAGGGCTGTGGCTTCTTTGGGTCTCCAGAGAACAAAAATCTATGTTCAAAGTGTTACAAAGATTATCTCAAAGAAGAGGTGATTGTTAAAGACTGCCAACAAACTCTCTGAACTTGTCATCACCCCATCATCTGGTGATAAGAACCAAGCTGTTGTTTCAGATGAAACAGCTTCAACAGCCTCTACTACTGCATCCACTTCAACTGTGCTGAAAAATAGATGTGAATGCTGCAACAAGAAAGTTGGTTTGATGGGGTTCAAGTGCCGCTGCGGGAAAACTTTCTGTGGGGTTCATCGATATGCCAAGGTGCACTCTTGCACCTTTGATTTCAAGACTTACGATCGACAAAATTTGGCTAAGCAAAACCCACTCGTAGCAGGCGATAAGCTTCATACTAGAATCTGATGTAGTATTTGAAGTTTCTATCTTCATTTAATCTTTGTAGTCTatacatatttatatatgaatttgataaaaaaaaaaaaattgttttgaccAGTTGTTTACCGCGCTtgtaccataaaaaaatcaaaaaataaatatctacatcatccaaagtttttttttttttagcatttgcATTAGATTAAacttaatataataattcaaacttgaaaacctttatcttataattttatattaaatcataGAGAATTATTCACATGTAGAATGCCATATAAATACTGTTTATCGTGTACATTTGTAGGATTTGGAACAAGCATTGCTTAGCCATTAGCCGATGAGTCCCTTGCCGAGTCTTAAATTAAAGATAGAGAGTTTTATGCTTTGTAAAATCTCATGTTTCTAAATTCTTCATGTAAATTCGCAAGTTCCCATCTCAACAATTCTAATCCTTCTCTCTTAAATTCAAAATCCATGATTTTAATGAGCAGTGTTGCCAAGGACTAGGAACTAACTTTGGCCTCCTTTTGCATTGGGTGTAATCAAATCCATAGATCACTAGAAGCTCATCGATATCATATTGCTATATTTCTTTAAGTTGTGACACAagattgtaaattaattttgttgatttaaaggAGAGAGGGACTACAGAAGGGATTAAGTTGTGATTTCTTTAATCAGAGCACCAAGTTATGACATCATTAAACACACAAGGACTAAATTATTATTCACTCAAAATCCTATAAACGGgcaaaatccttaaaaaatgaaacaatgaAGAAAGCTGCTATTTAACTCCTCTTTCGTGATTCATGCCACCGGGGCTAACTTATAAACTTGGCATTTGGATCTCCTTTTGTCCAATCCAAATGCACTGCATCTGCTCTCTATACAATGATATGGAAGGCTGACTAATGTTTATCATCCGCAGAAGGGGAGCTGGATTCAGTTCAAACTGCATTGCTTCTGCTTTTTATACTCAAGAGACCAACGGTCTGCACAAAGATCACAGCTAAAAGTTTCAAATAGTTGCATCCATAAAGCTAATGATAGATTTGAACTGACACAGTATGAATGCAATGTCAATCAGCACTAAAGCAGTAAAAGGGCAAAGGAACTCAATGAAAGGTGAAGTATAACATTCAATAGGAAGATACAGATAGTGAAACAACTTGAACAGCGAGTGGTGCAGACTTGAGAATAAAAAATTggctaattttatttatcatggTAATGTTAAACAAATAGCTATCAATGTCACTACACGTAGATTAACGTGATCTTgctaattatacaaaagaatgGAGGCCTTACAATACATCAACTCCAACCAATCCTCCATCAGTAGTACTACTAGCAACAGGTAACACCGTGACTGTGACGAAATATTTTTAACCGAAGGACTAGACTATCTTGactctaaaataataaatcaagttaCCTTTTCAATTACTAAGTATAGGTGTGTAGGCTTCTCTACGACCATTACACTAGGTGCATGTCTGTAGGCTGCTTGGAAATGGAAACATAACAACCTCATATTGAAGGGTCTTGGTTGGCTTCAAAATCTCTTCTAATGATTTCAAGCACAAGTTCATTCCAGGTATCAACTGGGCCAGGCATGCACCAGTGCAAGCAATCCTGCGGTGGTGGCTTTCCATGTGGACCGCGTTTTGTGAGTTTATTAGGGTCAGGGCTTCGGTATGGACCTGGATGTCCATCATGGCGATAGCCGAAGGATTCAGTGATATCCATCAGCTTCAACTTTGATTTATTGGTCGCCTTATTAATTGCTCGATCAAAACCTGTTATCTGTTTCTTATGCATTATTTCAGTAAAGCCATTTTCCACTAATTCACCTGGTGCAAGAGGCTTTTCCTTCCCAGTGCATGATCCACCAGTATTCCATGCCCCGCCCTCGTAATGGTCAGGTGAATATGTGCGGAGAATAGTTAGCCCAGTAAAATTTGGATGTGTGGCAATGGATGTGAGAATTGTCTCAACAGATATCCCAAATGCTTCAACGTTGTTAATCTTCATTGGACGAGATCTGTCTGGCCACCACAACTGTCCCCCTACAATTTCATTGTTGAGGACATAGACTGACTGCTTGGCAAACCAGTGTCCAGAAGAGAGaacaatcacatcaaaatttGGGATGAATTCCATGAAATGCTCATCCGGGGCATCAAGGTGGAGTTTGACAACACCCTTTGGAGCGAAGTCAATAGATTCTGATGTTTGGTGAACAAGCCAAGAGGACCATATTCGGACAACCATGGTAGATGTTGACCTAAAGAAATATCGTTGCATTTTTTTGTTCCCTCGGTTTTTAGGAGCTTCTACCTGAAAATATATCAGAAATTGTTTCTGTAAGAACATCTCCCAAAACAGTGAAACTAATAATCACAATtgtgacataaccaaacatttcATTTTTTGCGAGACCACAACATTTCAAGAAGGATGTCAATTTATCACAACATTTAAGTAAATGAAAAGAGCTTGAGTGGTGAAACCCTAGGGAAAGCATGCCCCATGCTTGCCAGAATAACTTAAATGAATACTTCGATAGAAGCTATCAGTTGCAGAAATAAATTTCCCTAAATCAAGATATGATGAGCTGTCAAGAGCAAATTGCCAAGGCCCAGAATGCGGTCACTGTATTCATAATGGAAAGCACATGTACTTGCCTGCCAGAGAAGGCACAACATCGATTCCATCTGGTTTCGAGCAACAGAGTCACCAATGAAAGCTATTGTTTTCCCTCTCATCAATTCCAGAAACTTCTTGGCATCGAATCGTGGGAGGTCACACTGGGAAGGTTTCCACCGCCA
It encodes:
- the LOC7481835 gene encoding protein YLS7 isoform X2, giving the protein MGKAMNLASSPKGTNPAMAAFPRSLSSMAASVGGLALFLVIASLLLVSYPIGSTVRGYFYGIDSSRQVDLLIFEGNQSSIDLHHDSNLDVVDEDSSLGLDLKGPISLGGVNNNSVNVIDSQSEFNLQESTTGTRKEGQTNPKGGSVTLSVKEIDADKGSEENSTDAASADSKSGAKSDISAVPSNASKTGSDDSGCDLYQGSWFYDSLGPLYTNNTCPVLTQMQNCQGNGRPDKEYENWRWKPSQCDLPRFDAKKFLELMRGKTIAFIGDSVARNQMESMLCLLWQAKAPKNRGNKKMQRYFFRSTSTMVVRIWSSWLVHQTSESIDFAPKGVVKLHLDAPDEHFMEFIPNFDVIVLSSGHWFAKQSVYVLNNEIVGGQLWWPDRSRPMKINNVEAFGISVETILTSIATHPNFTGLTILRTYSPDHYEGGAWNTGGSCTGKEKPLAPGELVENGFTEIMHKKQITGFDRAINKATNKSKLKLMDITESFGYRHDGHPGPYRSPDPNKLTKRGPHGKPPPQDCLHWCMPGPVDTWNELVLEIIRRDFEANQDPSI
- the LOC7481835 gene encoding protein YLS7 isoform X1, encoding MGKAMNLASSPKGTNPAMAAFPRSLSSMAASVGGLALFLVIASLLLVSYPIGSTVRGYFYGIDSSRQVDLLIFEGNQSSIDLHHDSNLDVVDEDSSLGLDLKGPISLGGVNNNSVNVIDSQSEFNLQESTTGTRKEGQTNPKGGSVTLSVKEIDADKGSEENSTDAASADSKSGAKSDISAVPSNASKTGSDDSGCDLYQGSWFYDSLGPLYTNNTCPVLTQMQNCQGNGRPDKEYENWRWKPSQCDLPRFDAKKFLELMRGKTIAFIGDSVARNQMESMLCLLWQVEAPKNRGNKKMQRYFFRSTSTMVVRIWSSWLVHQTSESIDFAPKGVVKLHLDAPDEHFMEFIPNFDVIVLSSGHWFAKQSVYVLNNEIVGGQLWWPDRSRPMKINNVEAFGISVETILTSIATHPNFTGLTILRTYSPDHYEGGAWNTGGSCTGKEKPLAPGELVENGFTEIMHKKQITGFDRAINKATNKSKLKLMDITESFGYRHDGHPGPYRSPDPNKLTKRGPHGKPPPQDCLHWCMPGPVDTWNELVLEIIRRDFEANQDPSI